A region of the Syntrophorhabdales bacterium genome:
CATGACGTTCCGATCAACCTTTCGGAAAAACGTGCCTGAACCAAAAATGACCACACTTGCAACGGCAAGAGCTATGGCCCCCAACACAAAGGCGCCGATGAGTGATTTGCTGGCGTGTCTGCTCATTAGTTTTCACCTCGACTATTCATGATCATCGAATCACCTTTCCTGCACGCCCTTTCCTCGCGTGAGGAAATCGATCACTCTGGGATCCTTTGACTCTTCGAGGAGTTTTCGGGGATTCCCGGCAGCGATAATGGTCTTCGAAACGGGATCTAGAAAGACTGAGTTGTTTCCAATTGCAAGGATACTCGCCAACTCATGAGTCACCACGACAATCGTGGCGCCCAGACTGTTTCTCAAAGCGATAATCAGCTCGTCGAGGAGGTGCGCGCTCACAGGATCGAGCCCTGCAGAAGGCTCATCAAAGAAGAGGATGTCCGGGTCGAGCGCCATGGCGCGGGCCAGTCCGGCGCGCTTTTTCATGCCACCGCTGATTTCGGAAGGATAGTAGTCTTCGAAGCCGGCGAGGCCGACGAGTCCCAGCTTGAGCGAAACAACTTCCTTAATCACGTCTTCGCCCACGTCGGTGTATAGCTGGAGCGGCAGGGCTACATTTTCGGACAGCGTGAGGGAACTCCAGAGAGCGCTGCTCTGGTAGAGTACCCCGAATCTTTGCATCGTACTTTTCTGTTCTTCGGGAGTCGCCGACCACAAACTGAGGCCTTCGTACAGGACCTCTCCCTTTATTGGAGGCAGGAGCCCCACCATGCTCCGCAGTATGCTGCTCTTGCCACTACCGCTCGCTCCCATGATAATGAAGATATCGCCCTTGTTAACGGTGAAGGTGACGTCGTGCAGGATCACCGTGCTATCATAACCCAGCGTCAGGTCTTCCACAATAATATGGGGCTCTCCCTTCATCATCTCCGCCACATTAGATATTCAGGAGATCGCAGAGCGCCGTGATCACCGCCATCGCCACAACAATGCTCACGATACTGGTCACGACTGCAGATGTTGTCGCTTCACCCACCGCTGCAGCGCTCCTTCCTGACTGCATTCCGCGCAGACACCCTGCAAGCGCTACGAGCAGGCCGAAGACAGCGGCGCTGAAAACGCCAACGCACACGTCGTTCAATCGTACTGATTCACAGGTCTTCTGGTAGTATTCCATTAAATTCAGATTGAGCATTGTGACACCGATAATCATGCCGCCGAGCATACCCATCAGGTCTGCATACAGACTCAGGAGCGGCATCATGATGGCAAGAGCGAGCATCCTTGGAAGTACAAGGAATTCTATGGGTGACACACCGAGAGTCCTCAATGCGTCGATTTCCTCATTCACCTGCATCGTGCCGAGTTGCGCGGCGAAGGCTGCTCCGGTGCGGCCGGCCATGATGACCCCTGTCACTATGGCCGCAAGCGCCCTGGTCATGCCGATGCCGACAAGGCTCGCCACGTAAATCTGTGCACCGAAAAGCCTGAGCTGTATGGCGCCGATAAAGGCCAGGATAAGTCCAACGAGCAGGTTAACGAGAGAGACGATCGGAAGAGCCTGGGCGCCGCATTCTTGAAGGGTGAGAAGAAGGTCGGAGGAACGGAATTGGGCTTTCCCAGCAGCGAGCCTCACCAGCGCGAAAAAAACCTCGCCGATAAAACCGAGTATTCCGAGTTGAGAACGCCATAGAGCGATCACAGCACCGCCGGCCTTTTCAAGAAAGGAGGCTTGAGTTGCTTCCCTGCGCA
Encoded here:
- a CDS encoding ATP-binding cassette domain-containing protein, whose protein sequence is MMKGEPHIIVEDLTLGYDSTVILHDVTFTVNKGDIFIIMGASGSGKSSILRSMVGLLPPIKGEVLYEGLSLWSATPEEQKSTMQRFGVLYQSSALWSSLTLSENVALPLQLYTDVGEDVIKEVVSLKLGLVGLAGFEDYYPSEISGGMKKRAGLARAMALDPDILFFDEPSAGLDPVSAHLLDELIIALRNSLGATIVVVTHELASILAIGNNSVFLDPVSKTIIAAGNPRKLLEESKDPRVIDFLTRGKGVQER
- a CDS encoding ABC transporter permease, which codes for MTINKPELNLLRLPDATLVVRLSGVWKLSRHLPDREEFQHQMKSAGPVSRIVFDTQALTGWDSGLITFLKYIIEAGSELDVPLQKDGLPQGAQEILALASAVPEKQGVRREATQASFLEKAGGAVIALWRSQLGILGFIGEVFFALVRLAAGKAQFRSSDLLLTLQECGAQALPIVSLVNLLVGLILAFIGAIQLRLFGAQIYVASLVGIGMTRALAAIVTGVIMAGRTGAAFAAQLGTMQVNEEIDALRTLGVSPIEFLVLPRMLALAIMMPLLSLYADLMGMLGGMIIGVTMLNLNLMEYYQKTCESVRLNDVCVGVFSAAVFGLLVALAGCLRGMQSGRSAAAVGEATTSAVVTSIVSIVVAMAVITALCDLLNI